From the genome of Vitis riparia cultivar Riparia Gloire de Montpellier isolate 1030 chromosome 2, EGFV_Vit.rip_1.0, whole genome shotgun sequence, one region includes:
- the LOC117926567 gene encoding pentatricopeptide repeat-containing protein At1g77360, mitochondrial-like isoform X3 yields the protein MAESQTNPKPKEISPDAKTLLQIISATAPHALAAALSATAIPPTPDVVQDVLRLSYSNPSAAVEFFRWAGLTRKHSAHSWNLIVDLLGKNSKFEPMWDAIRSMRNEGALSLSAFISVFGSYCSVGRVNEAIMSFEVMDRYGIPPDVAAMNALLSAICCEGGSTTLALEFFEKIKVKITPDGDTFMILLEGWEREGNVTKAKSTFGEMVVRLGWSPQNMVAYNSVLMTLVRGMEVEEAIKFLLVMKGKGCLPGLKFFSNALDVLLKQNDSTHAIALWDIMLDGGFMPNLMMYNTIIGILCNAGDADNAFRFLDEMVFYGVFADSFTYNMIFQCLVKHKKVHEAGKFFIEMIKNECPPMPSNCAAAIAMCFDGDDPEMAIEIWSYMIENSLSPVDESANALLIGLCNLRRFSDYRRFAEDMLDMKIKIHESTMEKLKNARYKDGRSARDTCDSLWKSLLANFTSFTGMFCGWW from the exons ATGGCTGAAAGCCAGACAAACCCTAAACCAAAAGAAATCTCCCCGGACGCCAAAACCCTCCTCCAAATCATTTCCGCCACCGCCCCCCACGCCCTCGCCGCCGCTCTCTCCGCCACCGCCATCCCCCCAACCCCGGACGTCGTCCAAGACGTCCTCCGCCTTTCCTACTCCAACCCCTCAGCTGCCGTCGAGTTCTTCCGTTGGGCGGGCCTCACGCGTAAGCACTCCGCTCACTCATGGAACCTCATCGTCGACCTACTCGGTAAGAACTCCAAGTTCGAGCCCATGTGGGACGCAATTCGGTCCATGAGGAATGAGGGTGCGTTGTCGTTGTCCGCTTTTATTTCTGTTTTCGGAAGCTATTGCTCCGTCGGCAGGGTTAATGAGGCGATTATGAGCTTTGAGGTTATGGACAG GTATGGAATTCCACCGGATGTGGCAGCAATGAATGCTCTATTAAGTGCCATTTGCTGCGAGGGTGGCTCAACTACACTGGCGCTTGAATTCTTTGAGAAAATCAAAGTGAAGATTACACCAGATGGTGATACTTTCATGATCTTGTTGGAGGGGTGGGAGAGAGAAGGCAATGTGACAAAGGCGAAGAGTACTTTTGGGGAAATGGTGGTTCGACTTGGTTGGAGTCCGCAAAATATGGTGGCTTACAACTCGGTTTTGATGACACTTGTTCGAGGAATGGAGGTGGAGGAGGCAATCAAGTTTCTTCTAGTGATGAAAGGGAAGGGTTGCTTGCCAGGTTTGAAATTCTTCTCTAATGCTCTTGATGTTCTCCTTAAGCAGAATGATTCAACTCATGCAATTGCTTTGTGGGACATAATGTTGGATGGTGGTTTCATGCCAAATTTGATGATGTACAATACCATAATTGGTATACTCTGCAATGCTGGTGATGCTGATAACGCATTTCGGTTTTTGGATGAGATGGTTTTCTATGGTGTGTTTGCTGATTCTTTCACGTATAACATGATTTTTCAATGTCTTGTTAAGCATAAGAAGGTTCATGAAGCGGGAAAGTTCTTCATTGAAATGATCAAGAATGAATGTCCTCCAATGCCTTCTAATTGTGCTGCTGCTATTGCAATGTGTTTTGATGGTGATGACCCGGAGATGGCAATTGAGATTTGGAGCTATATGATTGAGAACTCACTCTCTCCTGTTGACGAGAGTGCAAATGCATTGCTTATTGGGCTTTGTAATTTGCGTAGGTTCTCTGATTACAGGAGGTTTGCAGAAGATATGCTTGATATGAAGATTAAAATTCATGAGTCAACCATGGAAAAACTGAAGAATGCACGCTACAAAGATGGTAGAAGTGCAAGAGATACATGTGATAGTTTATGGAAAAG TCTATTGGCTAATTTCACTTCCTTTACTGGGATGTTCTGCGGCTGGTGGTGA
- the LOC117926567 gene encoding pentatricopeptide repeat-containing protein At1g77360, mitochondrial-like isoform X1 produces MAESQTNPKPKEISPDAKTLLQIISATAPHALAAALSATAIPPTPDVVQDVLRLSYSNPSAAVEFFRWAGLTRKHSAHSWNLIVDLLGKNSKFEPMWDAIRSMRNEGALSLSAFISVFGSYCSVGRVNEAIMSFEVMDRYGIPPDVAAMNALLSAICCEGGSTTLALEFFEKIKVKITPDGDTFMILLEGWEREGNVTKAKSTFGEMVVRLGWSPQNMVAYNSVLMTLVRGMEVEEAIKFLLVMKGKGCLPGLKFFSNALDVLLKQNDSTHAIALWDIMLDGGFMPNLMMYNTIIGILCNAGDADNAFRFLDEMVFYGVFADSFTYNMIFQCLVKHKKVHEAGKFFIEMIKNECPPMPSNCAAAIAMCFDGDDPEMAIEIWSYMIENSLSPVDESANALLIGLCNLRRFSDYRRFAEDMLDMKIKIHESTMEKLKNARYKDGRSARDTCDSLWKRCYDWKNSTKKQVCDVFEYYLVAFMECVILFCMK; encoded by the exons ATGGCTGAAAGCCAGACAAACCCTAAACCAAAAGAAATCTCCCCGGACGCCAAAACCCTCCTCCAAATCATTTCCGCCACCGCCCCCCACGCCCTCGCCGCCGCTCTCTCCGCCACCGCCATCCCCCCAACCCCGGACGTCGTCCAAGACGTCCTCCGCCTTTCCTACTCCAACCCCTCAGCTGCCGTCGAGTTCTTCCGTTGGGCGGGCCTCACGCGTAAGCACTCCGCTCACTCATGGAACCTCATCGTCGACCTACTCGGTAAGAACTCCAAGTTCGAGCCCATGTGGGACGCAATTCGGTCCATGAGGAATGAGGGTGCGTTGTCGTTGTCCGCTTTTATTTCTGTTTTCGGAAGCTATTGCTCCGTCGGCAGGGTTAATGAGGCGATTATGAGCTTTGAGGTTATGGACAG GTATGGAATTCCACCGGATGTGGCAGCAATGAATGCTCTATTAAGTGCCATTTGCTGCGAGGGTGGCTCAACTACACTGGCGCTTGAATTCTTTGAGAAAATCAAAGTGAAGATTACACCAGATGGTGATACTTTCATGATCTTGTTGGAGGGGTGGGAGAGAGAAGGCAATGTGACAAAGGCGAAGAGTACTTTTGGGGAAATGGTGGTTCGACTTGGTTGGAGTCCGCAAAATATGGTGGCTTACAACTCGGTTTTGATGACACTTGTTCGAGGAATGGAGGTGGAGGAGGCAATCAAGTTTCTTCTAGTGATGAAAGGGAAGGGTTGCTTGCCAGGTTTGAAATTCTTCTCTAATGCTCTTGATGTTCTCCTTAAGCAGAATGATTCAACTCATGCAATTGCTTTGTGGGACATAATGTTGGATGGTGGTTTCATGCCAAATTTGATGATGTACAATACCATAATTGGTATACTCTGCAATGCTGGTGATGCTGATAACGCATTTCGGTTTTTGGATGAGATGGTTTTCTATGGTGTGTTTGCTGATTCTTTCACGTATAACATGATTTTTCAATGTCTTGTTAAGCATAAGAAGGTTCATGAAGCGGGAAAGTTCTTCATTGAAATGATCAAGAATGAATGTCCTCCAATGCCTTCTAATTGTGCTGCTGCTATTGCAATGTGTTTTGATGGTGATGACCCGGAGATGGCAATTGAGATTTGGAGCTATATGATTGAGAACTCACTCTCTCCTGTTGACGAGAGTGCAAATGCATTGCTTATTGGGCTTTGTAATTTGCGTAGGTTCTCTGATTACAGGAGGTTTGCAGAAGATATGCTTGATATGAAGATTAAAATTCATGAGTCAACCATGGAAAAACTGAAGAATGCACGCTACAAAGATGGTAGAAGTGCAAGAGATACATGTGATAGTTTATGGAAAAG
- the LOC117926567 gene encoding pentatricopeptide repeat-containing protein At1g77360, mitochondrial-like isoform X2, which translates to MAESQTNPKPKEISPDAKTLLQIISATAPHALAAALSATAIPPTPDVVQDVLRLSYSNPSAAVEFFRWAGLTRKHSAHSWNLIVDLLGKNSKFEPMWDAIRSMRNEGALSLSAFISVFGSYCSVGRVNEAIMSFEVMDRYGIPPDVAAMNALLSAICCEGGSTTLALEFFEKIKVKITPDGDTFMILLEGWEREGNVTKAKSTFGEMVVRLGWSPQNMVAYNSVLMTLVRGMEVEEAIKFLLVMKGKGCLPGLKFFSNALDVLLKQNDSTHAIALWDIMLDGGFMPNLMMYNTIIGILCNAGDADNAFRFLDEMVFYGVFADSFTYNMIFQCLVKHKKVHEAGKFFIEMIKNECPPMPSNCAAAIAMCFDGDDPEMAIEIWSYMIENSLSPVDESANALLIGLCNLRRFSDYRRFAEDMLDMKIKIHESTMEKLKNARYKDGRSARDTCDSLWKRSVLPYLEDCKMQLILEGLDGHFLT; encoded by the exons ATGGCTGAAAGCCAGACAAACCCTAAACCAAAAGAAATCTCCCCGGACGCCAAAACCCTCCTCCAAATCATTTCCGCCACCGCCCCCCACGCCCTCGCCGCCGCTCTCTCCGCCACCGCCATCCCCCCAACCCCGGACGTCGTCCAAGACGTCCTCCGCCTTTCCTACTCCAACCCCTCAGCTGCCGTCGAGTTCTTCCGTTGGGCGGGCCTCACGCGTAAGCACTCCGCTCACTCATGGAACCTCATCGTCGACCTACTCGGTAAGAACTCCAAGTTCGAGCCCATGTGGGACGCAATTCGGTCCATGAGGAATGAGGGTGCGTTGTCGTTGTCCGCTTTTATTTCTGTTTTCGGAAGCTATTGCTCCGTCGGCAGGGTTAATGAGGCGATTATGAGCTTTGAGGTTATGGACAG GTATGGAATTCCACCGGATGTGGCAGCAATGAATGCTCTATTAAGTGCCATTTGCTGCGAGGGTGGCTCAACTACACTGGCGCTTGAATTCTTTGAGAAAATCAAAGTGAAGATTACACCAGATGGTGATACTTTCATGATCTTGTTGGAGGGGTGGGAGAGAGAAGGCAATGTGACAAAGGCGAAGAGTACTTTTGGGGAAATGGTGGTTCGACTTGGTTGGAGTCCGCAAAATATGGTGGCTTACAACTCGGTTTTGATGACACTTGTTCGAGGAATGGAGGTGGAGGAGGCAATCAAGTTTCTTCTAGTGATGAAAGGGAAGGGTTGCTTGCCAGGTTTGAAATTCTTCTCTAATGCTCTTGATGTTCTCCTTAAGCAGAATGATTCAACTCATGCAATTGCTTTGTGGGACATAATGTTGGATGGTGGTTTCATGCCAAATTTGATGATGTACAATACCATAATTGGTATACTCTGCAATGCTGGTGATGCTGATAACGCATTTCGGTTTTTGGATGAGATGGTTTTCTATGGTGTGTTTGCTGATTCTTTCACGTATAACATGATTTTTCAATGTCTTGTTAAGCATAAGAAGGTTCATGAAGCGGGAAAGTTCTTCATTGAAATGATCAAGAATGAATGTCCTCCAATGCCTTCTAATTGTGCTGCTGCTATTGCAATGTGTTTTGATGGTGATGACCCGGAGATGGCAATTGAGATTTGGAGCTATATGATTGAGAACTCACTCTCTCCTGTTGACGAGAGTGCAAATGCATTGCTTATTGGGCTTTGTAATTTGCGTAGGTTCTCTGATTACAGGAGGTTTGCAGAAGATATGCTTGATATGAAGATTAAAATTCATGAGTCAACCATGGAAAAACTGAAGAATGCACGCTACAAAGATGGTAGAAGTGCAAGAGATACATGTGATAGTTTATGGAAAAG ATCTGTGCTTCCCTATTTAGAAGATTGTAAGATGCAGCTGATTCTCGAAGGACTTGATGGTCATTTTCTGACCTGA
- the LOC117926567 gene encoding pentatricopeptide repeat-containing protein At1g77360, mitochondrial-like isoform X4 produces MAESQTNPKPKEISPDAKTLLQIISATAPHALAAALSATAIPPTPDVVQDVLRLSYSNPSAAVEFFRWAGLTRKHSAHSWNLIVDLLGKNSKFEPMWDAIRSMRNEGALSLSAFISVFGSYCSVGRVNEAIMSFEVMDRYGIPPDVAAMNALLSAICCEGGSTTLALEFFEKIKVKITPDGDTFMILLEGWEREGNVTKAKSTFGEMVVRLGWSPQNMVAYNSVLMTLVRGMEVEEAIKFLLVMKGKGCLPGLKFFSNALDVLLKQNDSTHAIALWDIMLDGGFMPNLMMYNTIIGILCNAGDADNAFRFLDEMVFYGVFADSFTYNMIFQCLVKHKKVHEAGKFFIEMIKNECPPMPSNCAAAIAMCFDGDDPEMAIEIWSYMIENSLSPVDESANALLIGLCNLRRFSDYRRFAEDMLDMKIKIHESTMEKLKNARYKDGRSARDTCDSLWKRWKVSQDSVL; encoded by the exons ATGGCTGAAAGCCAGACAAACCCTAAACCAAAAGAAATCTCCCCGGACGCCAAAACCCTCCTCCAAATCATTTCCGCCACCGCCCCCCACGCCCTCGCCGCCGCTCTCTCCGCCACCGCCATCCCCCCAACCCCGGACGTCGTCCAAGACGTCCTCCGCCTTTCCTACTCCAACCCCTCAGCTGCCGTCGAGTTCTTCCGTTGGGCGGGCCTCACGCGTAAGCACTCCGCTCACTCATGGAACCTCATCGTCGACCTACTCGGTAAGAACTCCAAGTTCGAGCCCATGTGGGACGCAATTCGGTCCATGAGGAATGAGGGTGCGTTGTCGTTGTCCGCTTTTATTTCTGTTTTCGGAAGCTATTGCTCCGTCGGCAGGGTTAATGAGGCGATTATGAGCTTTGAGGTTATGGACAG GTATGGAATTCCACCGGATGTGGCAGCAATGAATGCTCTATTAAGTGCCATTTGCTGCGAGGGTGGCTCAACTACACTGGCGCTTGAATTCTTTGAGAAAATCAAAGTGAAGATTACACCAGATGGTGATACTTTCATGATCTTGTTGGAGGGGTGGGAGAGAGAAGGCAATGTGACAAAGGCGAAGAGTACTTTTGGGGAAATGGTGGTTCGACTTGGTTGGAGTCCGCAAAATATGGTGGCTTACAACTCGGTTTTGATGACACTTGTTCGAGGAATGGAGGTGGAGGAGGCAATCAAGTTTCTTCTAGTGATGAAAGGGAAGGGTTGCTTGCCAGGTTTGAAATTCTTCTCTAATGCTCTTGATGTTCTCCTTAAGCAGAATGATTCAACTCATGCAATTGCTTTGTGGGACATAATGTTGGATGGTGGTTTCATGCCAAATTTGATGATGTACAATACCATAATTGGTATACTCTGCAATGCTGGTGATGCTGATAACGCATTTCGGTTTTTGGATGAGATGGTTTTCTATGGTGTGTTTGCTGATTCTTTCACGTATAACATGATTTTTCAATGTCTTGTTAAGCATAAGAAGGTTCATGAAGCGGGAAAGTTCTTCATTGAAATGATCAAGAATGAATGTCCTCCAATGCCTTCTAATTGTGCTGCTGCTATTGCAATGTGTTTTGATGGTGATGACCCGGAGATGGCAATTGAGATTTGGAGCTATATGATTGAGAACTCACTCTCTCCTGTTGACGAGAGTGCAAATGCATTGCTTATTGGGCTTTGTAATTTGCGTAGGTTCTCTGATTACAGGAGGTTTGCAGAAGATATGCTTGATATGAAGATTAAAATTCATGAGTCAACCATGGAAAAACTGAAGAATGCACGCTACAAAGATGGTAGAAGTGCAAGAGATACATGTGATAGTTTATGGAAAAGGTGGAAAGTATCTCAAGATTCTGTTTTATga